The sequence AGCAAGTGCAGCTTCTTTAAGGATTTTGTTGCCCAGCTTTAATACTATATCTTCGTTGGATAAGGCCAGAGCCGCACCGCAGCACTCGGTTTTACAATTCCAATCTACCGTTTGTGCTCCAATAAGCCTCATTAGGTTATCCATAATTTGAGGATTTTCGGGGTCATCTATTTGTACTTCTTTAGGCCTGACCAATAAACATCCATAGTATACTGCTGCTCTTAGATTTTTAAGTGATTTTGTAATTTTAGTTTTAATCCGGTCGGGTTTTAATTCGGATATCACTTCCAATATAGATTTAACGTTCACTTTACCTTGATAGTTTTTCCTGGTTATTCGATTGATTTTTTCACAGAGTTTGACGTCTTGTTTCATTTCCACATTGGCCACTGCTAAACGCTGATAGCAGGCAGCACAAGAGGCTGTACAATCTAATCCCATTTCCTCCACCAGAGCCAGATTGCGTGCAGCCAGGGCCACCCCCAGAAGATGACTGACACTATGACCGGGAGTCGAGCCGCAGCAGCTCCAATCCGGGATTTCAATCAGCTCAATACCCAGGTTCTTTAAGACCACTCTTGAGGATATGTCATATTCTTTAGCACTGGTATGATCACAGCATCCCGGGAAATAGGCGTATTTCATCAGGATATCTCCTCCGACTCTTTAACTCCTTTGAAAATCTCCGCCAATTCTTTGAGGTTTTTATTTTTTGTAGGAAAGAATTTGATTTTACCTCTTCTAAACATAGCTAAACCTGTATCGGCATATTTTAGTAGATTTCTGCTCTTGACATTATAATTTAGCATCATGCCTAATTCATAAAGCTTACCATTATCTTTTACGGTATCCAGAAAACAGTCATAAAACAAAGCTATATCTTTTGCTCTTCCTTTCAGCTGTACTCCTTCACGTCTGGCTAGGCCGCGCAGGCAGTCCATTACTTGAGCTAAATTTACATGACGTGGACATCTGGAGGTACAGGTTGAGCAGTAAGCACAGAGCCAAATAGTCTGGCTTTTTAGTACTTCTCCCTTTAAACCCAGCTGAACCATACGGATGATCCTGTTGGGGGAGTAATCCATGGCAAAAGCAATTGGACAACCTGCAGTACACTTACCACATTGATAGCACTGCTGTACCGGTTGACCGCTTTCAATACTTACGTATTCAATAAAATCTTTATTATCATGAAGGTTTATCGTTAGATTAATTATAGACATATTTTAGTACCCCTTTAATACTTTCTCTATATATGCCAGGTTACCTATAACCCGCTATACCAGAAAATTATTGGAGATTAAATAAAACCACTTTATTAGCTTAACAAACTCTTTGATGTTTAAATGCCAACTTTTTTAATTTGTTTTTTGCAGATATAATTTTAGGTTTATCGTTAGAAATAAACAAAGAGTTATCCGGCATAAACACCTTATTTACAGCTTGTTTCCACATAGTATCACAAACTTTACACAAATAATTTCCATAACTTATACTAAAATCTACTTTATCCGTGGAATCACAAAGTTTACATTTCATAAAATTCTCCCCCTATTTAAATCACTTGAATTTAGATGTAAATTTAAATAATTCTAATTTTCTTTTAATGTCTTTAATATTCAAAAAATACGACATATATCCTTGGTTTAATATTGTTCTTTCTGGAACAATATTGACTTGACTCCTTAGAAAACTGTCGTTAATATACCGGTAGATAACAAATATAAAAGGGAATATGTAAACAAAAAAAGTCCTGCCCCAAGGCAGGAGAGACAAGATGAAAAAGATATTCGATCCATAACTTAACGGACTAACAACTACTTCTTAGCGTTAAGCTATTAATACTTTTAGATATTTTATTAGTTTTTCCTTTCTAATTTTTAAGAATAAGCAGAAACCTTCCAATATACACAAAATAGTACAAGCAATCGGATACTGGATTATTTTTAAGCTATTCACTTTCCAAAAGGTTATTTACTAATTCAACAGCTGATTGTGCATCTGTCGCAAACCCATCTGCCTTAACTTTCTGAGAAAATTCTTTAGTTACCGGCCCGCCGCCAACTATGACCTTTACTCTACTTCGAAGATTTCTTTGTTTAAGCATATTAATAGTCTCCGGTATTAAATACAAAGTTGTAGTAAGCATAGCTGAAATACCCAGAATATCCGGCCGGTATTCTATCACTGCTTTTACAAAATCTTCCGGCTCAACATCAACCCCTAAATCCACCACCTCCAGACCATTACCGCGCAGCATCATTGCCACTAAATTCTTACCAATATCATGTAAGTCTCCGGCTACCGTCCCTATAACTACCTTACCCCGCTTCACTTGTCGGCAGGCTGATAAATGGGGTTTTAGTACATTCAGCCCGGCATGCATTGCCCGTGAGGCGATCAAAACATCTGAAATAAACAAAATGTTATCTCGAAATTTATCACCAATAATCCTCATACCCGGGATTAAGCTTTTTTCCAAAACATCCTCGGGTTTAACCCCATTTTCAAGTGCTATCTCCGTAAGTGTCTTAACTCTATAACACTGCCCCTTCATTAAAGCCTCAGTAATTAAGTCAAATTTTATACTCAATTTCCACACACCCTTTTTTCCCTAAGTTGATATACGGCCTTTTGTACTTATCTACAAATAAAGTAACCTACACAATCATTTTCCAAAAGAATGGGTGCGACCCGGGCGTATTAACGGTGTTTTAACTATTACATTTATTATTTTGAAGTATTCAATAAATAAATGATTATTCCTTGGTTCTTTTTTGCACTTTATTGCATAATATAGTTATTCCATTAAATTCTTTTAAACAAAGAAAAACACCCTCAGAGTGGGCTTCTAAAAAATATAAAATACGGCAATTGACACACCATTACTATCTATTTTTTTCTAAAAGACTATTGACCAAATCCACAGCTGCCAGCGCATCCGCCGCAAACCCATCGGCCTTAACCAACTGAGAAAACTCCTTAGTAACCGGCCCACCACCCACAATGATCTTTACCCGTTTTCGAAGCTCTCTCCTCTCAAGCTCATTAACAATTTCCGGTATCATGTATAAGTTAGTAGTGAGCATAACCGACATACCCAGAATATCCGGCTGATATTCCAGCACTGCTTTCGCAAATTCCTCAGGGTCAACATCAACCCCTAGATCTACCACATCAAGACCACTGCCGCGCAGCATCATTACCACCAAATTCTTCCCAATATCATGTAAATCTCCGGCTACAGTCCCTATAACTACCCTTCCCCGCAGTATTTGCTGACTTGCTGACAGATGAGTCTTTAACACATTTAGTCCGGCATGCATTGCCCGTGAAGCAATCAAAACATCGGCAATGAAGATGCTATTTCCCCTAAATTTTTTACCAATTACTTCCATGCCCTGAAGCAAACCCTTTTCCAGAATAGCCATTGGCTCAATTCCATTTTCAATTGCTATTTCCGTAAGGGTTTTAACCCTATTAGCCTGCCCCTTAACTAAAGCTTCAGAAATTAATTCTAATTTCTCAGTCATAAGCTAACACACCCTTTTCAACCCGCTGATAGCTATAAGGCATTTTGTTTAAAATTACTGGGTGTTACACCCTCAATCTTCTTAAAGACCTTGGTGAAATAGCCAGGATCATCAAAACCGTTTTCTTCCGCAACCTGACTGATATTGAATTTTGGATTTTTTAGCATAATTTTAGCATTTTCCACTCTAACCCGGGTAATGTATTCCGTCAAGGTACAACCAAGACTCTGTTTAAAAATTCTGCTAAGATAACAAGGGCTAAGATATACCACCTGAGCAATTTCATCAATAGTTAATTTGTGGCGGTAATTTTTCCTTATATATTCCGCAGCTTTTTGAATCGCCTGAATATTTTTCTTGTCTTTACATTCTTCCACTTTGTCCATAAAAATTTCTAATATATTTTTTACCCAAAGACATATATCATCAGCATCCTGCTTTTCCAACAATTCTTGATAAAACCTGACGTTTAATTTTAAAATATCATTTAAATCAGCACCCGCATCCACCGCTGCTCTGGATATAGTTACCATCAGCTCTACAATTCTAGTTTTAACAGTATGTAAATTTTCATAATTTTTGGAAATTATATCTATGAGTATACTATCCAGCAGTTGCCGGGCAGACTTTCTTTCCCCATTTCGCACTTCGGCCTTTAAGTTATATTCTTTATCAATAGAATATAACCGTGCAGCCCTGGACTCAATAGTACGCATAGCAACTTCAACACGTTTTCGGGCCTGTATTTCTTCGGCCAGCCTTGCCTGTTGAGCTGCGATCTGTCTCCGCTGCTCCAGTACAGTCATACCGTATCTCATAATTTGGTTAGCTACTACAAACAGTAAGTCGGCAGCCGCCTGAACCTTATCACTTGACATTACTTCCAATTGTGCGGCAGACCATTTTACTGCCGCTAAGTCTACGTTCAAACCTTTCACCATTTCTTCAATTTCTTCAAGAAAATAATCTTCCGGCTCCCACATAAGTACTTGTCCACAAATAACGGAACCTACATGATCATTATCCAAAAGAATGGGGGCGGCCCAGGCAATCAAACCCGCATGACATCTAAAAATATAAGGCTCACCGTATTTAGCGGCTTCTTTACCGGCGCGGGCGTATGAGCGCTTACATTTATTTACTCCTAGTTCGTCAGATCGAATCATTTGACAAAATCGACAGTATTTCATCTCAAAATTAGCGGAATCAATCGTGTTACCTTCAGTATCCACCAATACTGCTTTTAATCCGGTTGATTTTGAAAAAGAAAATAACAGTTTTTCCAGTAGGGATCTTTCTACCATTTGCTCCAGCCATTTTATATCTTTATTTTGTTTTTGTTGATTCATGCTGCCACCCACCGCTAACCACTCCAATTTCATATAAAAATTATAGAAAAATATCTCTTTGTCGACATTATACAATCTATTATTTAATAGTAATTTTATATTTAATATTTTAAACATTTTTTATAATAACAAAAATTTATGCCCTTGAAAACCTTTTATAAACTTTTATATATTTATATACTTGATTATGAATAATAAATTAGTAAATACAACCGTCACACGCACTCACACGCACTAAATATCTTATGAACATGTTATACAATTAAGCCTCCGGGTACCTGTAAAACCAGATAACCGCGGAGGCCCAAATGGAAAATCGTAAATATTACTACAACAAATTACAACCCACTTCCCTGTCTTTAAAGCAGTTCGGATTTATTTACATGTCATATTTTGCCGGATCAAATTTATCGGTAGTATTATTCTTAATCATCATTTCCGTAAACTTAGCTTCATCATCGGGAACACTACTTAATTGCTGCTCCAGAATATCAAGATATCTTACTTCACGATCTGCAAGTACTAATTCTTCTGATTTACTAGCATTACGCAATTCTTCTATAGTAGCGGCTACAGCGATTTTAGCTCTTTCAAAATGTGTTTTTCCTTGAATAATTTTCTTGCTTATTTCAAGAACTACCTTAGGATCCAGTACATATGCTTGTGGGTCAAATGCTCTGTCAGAATCAACCAATAAATCTCTTAAATCTTTAGCCTTGCCCTTAGCTGTGGCAGCATTCATAAGTCTGCAATCATAGACAAGATTCTCAAATGTAACAGTAGGAGCCATACCACCCAGCAATCTCACATTTTCCACTGATTCATTACTCCAGCAATCAGCCAGGGCAGCAGCAATATTACCCACAGTACTGGAATGCGCACAGGCACTGGATTTTCCTTCCATGGAAATCGGAGTACCGGTTATAGTCTTAAGATAGACTCCCTCATAACCGCAGTCTTTATCCGGGCCAATCGCACCACATTCAACTGCAACCATAGTCCTTACCGCACTCAGTACACGGTCAATAGCTGCAAAAACTTTAGGAATAAAGTTTTTATTAGCAAGAACCATTGAAGTATTAGCAAAACCACAGGCAGTATCACCTGAAGGCATAGAATTAGTTTCTGCGGCAATTTTTACTATATTATCCCAAAGAATACCCATATCTTTGGTTCCAATAACTCCTAAAGCAAACAGAGCCTTTGGCAGGTCACAATTCATAACTGCATCATCATGAAGGTTTTTGCCACCCACAGACTCGACAGCTAAAAAGTCAGCCCCGGCTTCACCACAGCCTTTGAATGTCTCCATTAATTTTTCCCAGTGCTCGCCATGATACATATGTTTTAAATCTTTACCTTCACGGATATCAACCGGAGTCATTCTTAAGAGACTTTTTAAGTTATATTTTGTATAATATTCCATCATTACCTCTTTAACAACTTTGGTTACGTCAATACCCCATTGAGGATTAAAAGTACATGGGGGGAGTAGCTCAATCTCTACTAACATACCGGGAACCTGCAATTCTTTCGCCTTCTCGCAGACACCGGTAATCATTTCCTTATATTGAGCCAAAACTTTGGACATAGTAGACTCATTAATAGCCATAGATGGAAGAGTAAAATTAACTTCCGGATAAATTGTTCCTCCACCAATAACCATACCGTTTTCACATTTGATTGGTTTTTTGGCATATCCATATACTAAATCTTCCAAGCTATTGTAACTTAACTCTGTAAAAAATGTTCTTGCCACTGTACTATCCCTCCCATTATATTTTTATTTAACCGATTAACTTTTCTACAAGCTCAACAGCTGTGGCTGCGTCCGGAGATGTTCCGTCAGCACCGATTTCGTCTGCAAAATCCTGAGTTATGGGAGCACCGCCAACAAGCACTTTTACATTATCCCGTATACCTTCCTGTTTAAAATACTCAATAGTATCTTTCATGGCCGGCATAGTAGTAGTCAAAAGAGCTGAAAGACATAAAACTTGAGCATTATTTTCCTTTACTGCAGCAGCAAAAGTTTCCGGCGCTGTATCTACCCCCAGATCTACCACATTATACCCGGAGCTCTCAAACATCATACCAACGAGGTTTTTACCGATGTCATGTAAATCGCCTTTAACTGTTCCAATAACAATGGTGCCTTTGGACGGCATATCACCATCTACAATATAAGGTTTTACGACTGCCACTCCGGCATTCATAGCCCGAGCACACATTAATACTTCCGGTACAAACATGTCACCGTCTTTAAAACGTTTTCCGACTACGTTCATTGCCGGAATAAGTCCATCATTAATAATTGAAACTGGTTCTACTTTTGCATCGATAGCTTGCTGTGCTAATTCTTTAACTAGATCTTCCTGTCCCTGCATTACAGCATTACCAAGATCATCAAAGTTAAACATTAAAATTCCTCCTTATAAATAGTAAAAAAAATTGTTAAAACCCTGAAATCAACCCAAAGCCTGATTCATAAACTTTTAATTTTTATTTTTAATGTTTAAAGTTTTATGAATCTTTAAAAATATTTTAATAAAACTCAAATAATCTTCCCATGGATTTTCTTGTTTTCTCTTGCTGTATTTTTACTTATAATTTAATTAATTAACTGTTTTTATGCAGTACTGTTAGTGTTATATAAATGTGAAAATACCTATTTTTTTAGCGCCCTACCCCTCAAAGAAAACAATAAATTTCAATTATTAACAAAATAAATCATAGTATATTTTCATATTTGTTATTAAAATAAGTAAGATAAAAAAAGGTAAATACTAATAGAGGAGGTCAAGCTGGATATGGTAAAACTCGATATTGTTTCAGGCTTTTTAGGAGCTGGAAAAACAACACTAATTAAAAAAATCCTTTCAGCTTGCACTACAAATAAGGAAAAAGTAATCCTAATTGAGAATGAATTCGGCCAGGTGAGTGTTGACAGTGAAATTTTAAGGATTGAGGGTTTTCAAATCTATGAGTTATCCCGAGGCTGCGTTTGCTGCACACTTAGGGATGATTTTATTTTTACACTAAAGCAAATTTTGACCCAAAATCCAGTTCGGATAATAGTTGAACCCTCGGGTATTTTTATATTAGGAGAAATTTTTGATTTATTTAAAGACCCTGAGATTTCATCAAAATGTTATATTAACTCTGTAACTACAGTAGTAGACGGGGTAAACTATTGCCATCAAAAAAATAGCTTCTCAAGTTTTTTGGAAAACCAAATTGCCAATGCGTCAACATTAGTAATCAGTAAAACTCAATTTCTGGAACCCTCTAAAATTCCGGAAATAGTTAAGGAACTACAGCAGGTAAATGATACTGCCGCAATTACTTCCAAGAACTGGAGCAACCTCTCTGTTCAAGAAATTTTGCTGCTGCTTGATGGTAATACCAAGTATGCCCTCAATAATATTATTTCTTCTCCGGCCGCAGGTTTTCAGCATTCACGCCACAATCACAGTTTTGAAACACTGGGTCTTAGGACTACACGAAATATCGAAAAACCGGAATTAGAGAATATTCTAGAACGGTTTAAACGATTAGAATATGGACACATATTAAGAGGCAAAGGTTTCATAAAGGCTAATAATACAAATCTTGAATTCAGCTATGTGGATGGGAAATATAATATTACCAAAGCAAACTCACAGATTCCCGGAATGGTAAGTCTTATTGGTACCGGCTTACAGCGAGACAAATTAATTGCAGCTTTTACTTAAATAAAAAAACTGCTGGAAAAACCCGGAGTTAGGTATTCCCAGCGGTTTTAAATTTTTAGGATATGCCAATTTTTTCCTCTTGTTTTGATTTCGGTATGTTTGGAAAATTCATTTGACTTACATAATTATCCATAAACTCAGGTGCGTAAGATAATTCTAAAGATACTAATGCCTTCTGTAAAACTATTATTTCATCGGCGGCTGCCCGGCTAACCATACAGAGTCGTGCACCTTCCTTAGCGGTGTTCCCTACAAACTCTACTTGCTGCACATTTAATCCCGCCGGTAAAAGACCAATTGTTTCTAACGCCTCTTTTTTCAAATGATACCCAAAGGCACCCGCAATATAGATTTTTTTCACAGAGCTAAGTTCGATTTCCAATCGTTGAAACAGTATATCAACTGCGGCAGCTATGGCAGCTTTTGCCAGCTGAACCTGGCGGACATCTTTTTGAGTTAACATAGTCTTTGAATCCGCGTCAATTAAAAATGCCGGCTGTCCGTCATGCTCAATCATTCTCTGGGCAAGAAAGGCCGGTAAATCATCAGATTGAGCAAATCTTCCGCTAGGAAGAATTACCCCGGACTCAACTAATTCAGCCACCAATTCCACCAACCCGCTACCACATATCCCTTTAATTTTCGCTGAGCCGATTGTTTTAATCTTAATTTGCCCGCTCTTCTCTATCTGCACACTGGAAACGGCACCATCCTCCGCCCTGCAGCCACAATGAATATTCATGCCCTCTAGGGCCGGACCGGCAGCTGAAGAAGTGGCTGCTAACTTCCCATTAACGTTTGCAACTATTTCACCATTAGTGCCAATATCTATAAATAAAGCAGGTTCAGTTAATTTATGAAAATCTATTGCAATAACACCTGCCAAAATATCGGCACCAACAAAGGCAGACAGAGAAGGTAATAAACTGACCACGGCATTGGGAGCAGCAATACCCAACTCAGAAGCTTGATACTCCCGGTAGTCGACAAAAACTGGATTATAGGGTGCTACAGCCAGAGAAAACGGGTCTACCCCAACCAGCAAGTGCAGCATTGTATTGTTTGCTGCAACTGTAATATGGTAGATTTCTTTAGGTTGAATATCTTTTTCCTTGCATACTTTAGAGATTAGCTCATTAATCCCGCCAAGCACCAATTCTTTTAATTTTATAACATTGTCTGCACTACCATGAGCATAAGTAATCCGTGTTATTACATCTGCTCCAAACTGTGTTTGAGGATTAAGGCAGGATGCAACAGCAACTTCTTTTCCGTCTGAGCTTAGATCAATTAATGAGGCTACTATACTGGTAGTACCAATGTCAACAGCAATACCGTAGGCTTGTTCTGACGAAACTTTAATTACTGGATCAAACTCATATTGTTTGATTTTTCCCTTTGCAATTGTTCTAAACTCTTGTTTGTCCGGTAATCTTATTTCCACGTTTCCTAATACTTTCGCTTGACATGCAAGTCGCCAACCCTCAGAGAGCTTACCTTCCAGCCGTTCTTTTTCTTCCAACTGGGGTTCAGTGAGCATACCTGATGCTTGGACTAAACATTTACCGCAAGTACCTCTCCCGTTACACATGCCTTCCAAGGGTAAATTATTTATTTCGGCTGCCTTCAAAATAGTAGTATTTTCAGGTACTTTGACCTTTAGCCCCAGCGGTTGGAATGTTATTTCACACAATTTATCTTTCATTTTCACCTCTCCTTAACAACAAAGTGTAGTCATAATATAAAAAACGCAACTAGAAAAGAGCCCCTTACCCGTAAAACGAGAAGGGGAGACAAAAAAGTAGCTGGTCAACAAAGAAAAACAGTAAATTTTATTTAAATGACTAAAATTAAAATTCAAACTTTTTAGCACGATAAGCTTCCAGATAATTGCAGCAGAAATCATCTCTTCCAACTAAGGTTTCAGCTACAATTAAGTTTGCCATCATCTGTTTGTCTAAGGGGTTAATAATTAAGCCATCTAATCCTTTAGCAATTGCCATTACCGCAAAAGCCTGGTTAATATACTTGCGATTGGGCAGCCCAAAGGAAATGTTGGACAGGCCGCACATGGTGTGAACCCCTTTATAACGGGTCATAATCGCTTCAACAGCGTTCAAAAATTCTATTCCAAAACTTTTATTAGTTCCAACTGGCTGAACCAGCGGGTCAACATAAATATTTTCTATGGGTACATTATTCTTAACCAACCCATTAATTAGCTGATCTGCAATTTTTAATCTTTCATCAGTTGTTTCAGGCATCGCTCCGTCACCCATACAAAGAGCTACCACCTTTAAATCCGTGCCGGCAATAATAGGAAGTAAATTCTCATAGCGTTCTTTTTCCATTGAAATGGAATTTATCATTGCAGTACCTTTATGCACGGAAAGGGCTGCACTTATGGCATTCGGATCCGGACTGTCAATGCAGCAGGGAGCATCTGTAACTTCTTGCACAGTTGTTACCAGCCACTGAAGGTAGTCGGCTTCTTTGCCCATGAAAATACCTGCGTTAACGTCAATATAGTCTGCTCCGGCTTCACGCTGGTCAACAGCCACCTTCTTTATAGCTTCAGCATCCTTGTCCTTTATGGCTGCTGAGATTGCCTTGCGGCTGGCGTTAATCAATTCTCCTACTACTAGCATAATATTATCCCCCTTTAATGTGTTTAAATATCCTGAGTAACGATTTTAATAGCTAAAATTATTTATTTTCAATTTTAGCTTTTAGACAAACTTTTTCCCATGGATTTTCTTGTTTTAATTTGAGTAATCTTAACTTTTTAAATTTTTAAAGTTTTTGAAAACACAAACTTAAAAGACGGCCCGAGGCCGTCTTCATTATTTAAGATCTTCGATTGAATCAATAGTTACATAACTGGGAACAACCAGTCCAATTTTTGCTCCTTCGAGGTTTGGTCCGAGATCAACTATCCGGTCTTTCACCTCGTTGTAGAGATCCCCGTGGGTTACCGGCAGCCATGCGGATACAATAGCATCTAAACTACCTTGAGCAACTCCCTGCCACATTACAGCATTATCAACAGCAGTGGCCTTAACGGCAAACCCTAAGTCCTCCAATACATTTTTAACTACGTGTGTACTGGCAATTTCAGAGTCCCACTCAACATAACCCAACTTAATTTCTTTTCCTGCAGCAGCTGACTTATCTACATCTTGTACCCACTCTTCCACTTTTTCCTGATTAGCAGCAATCCATTCTTTAGCAGCATCATCCGGGGACATGCCTTCACGAATCTTTAGCATAACTGCCTGCATATCGTCGGGGGTCCAGGAGAAGTTGTCCAACACCTTATTTGCCTCAGGCATGTCCTCTGCAAAACCCTTACGGGTAATGGTAGAAATGTGTTCTGCCTCACCAAAAACTCCTTTAGGATCTTCAAGATATTTTAAGTCCCACTTAGCCCACTTCCAGTGTGGTGTCCAACCGGTCACTATTACCCACTCTTGATTATTTATTTTCTTTTCCAAAGTAGCAGCCATACCGGCACTGCTGCTGTCCTGTAGATTAAAATCTAACCCATACTCTTCAATTGCACTTTCTGTTTTCTTCATGACACCGGCACCCGGTTCAATACCTATAATTTTCCCTTCAAACTTTTCTTTAACTCCGGCATCTTTTTGCCCCCCATTGGAGTTGGCACCTCCGCCACAACCAAACAGCATTGCACTCAGAATAACCAGCATACCAGCAATACCCAGCATTTTCAAAACCTTACGCAAAACTAATCTCCTCCTTATATTTTTTGCTTATTACTTAAACTTTGAGTTATCCGGTCCAAGATTATAGCAATTATTACTATAGCCAGTCCGCCCTCAAATCCAACACCAACTTGTAGTCTTTGAATACCTCTTAAAACCTCACTTCCCAGACCGCCTGCTCCAATCATGGCTGCAATAACAACCATTGATAAAGCTAATAAAATACATTGATTAACTCCGGCCATAATCGTAGGAAGTGCCAAAGGTATTTGAACTTTGAACAATTTTTGGCCTGGCGTAGAACCAAATGCCTCAGCTGCTTCAATTAACTCTTCCGGAACCTGCCTGATCCCCAACCCGGTTAGACGAATGGCAGGGGGCATAGCAAAAATAATTGTAGCAATCAGTCCCGGAACATT comes from Desulfolucanica intricata and encodes:
- a CDS encoding glycine betaine ABC transporter substrate-binding protein codes for the protein MRKVLKMLGIAGMLVILSAMLFGCGGGANSNGGQKDAGVKEKFEGKIIGIEPGAGVMKKTESAIEEYGLDFNLQDSSSAGMAATLEKKINNQEWVIVTGWTPHWKWAKWDLKYLEDPKGVFGEAEHISTITRKGFAEDMPEANKVLDNFSWTPDDMQAVMLKIREGMSPDDAAKEWIAANQEKVEEWVQDVDKSAAAGKEIKLGYVEWDSEIASTHVVKNVLEDLGFAVKATAVDNAVMWQGVAQGSLDAIVSAWLPVTHGDLYNEVKDRIVDLGPNLEGAKIGLVVPSYVTIDSIEDLK
- a CDS encoding methyltetrahydrofolate cobalamin methyltransferase — its product is MLVVGELINASRKAISAAIKDKDAEAIKKVAVDQREAGADYIDVNAGIFMGKEADYLQWLVTTVQEVTDAPCCIDSPDPNAISAALSVHKGTAMINSISMEKERYENLLPIIAGTDLKVVALCMGDGAMPETTDERLKIADQLINGLVKNNVPIENIYVDPLVQPVGTNKSFGIEFLNAVEAIMTRYKGVHTMCGLSNISFGLPNRKYINQAFAVMAIAKGLDGLIINPLDKQMMANLIVAETLVGRDDFCCNYLEAYRAKKFEF
- a CDS encoding ASKHA domain-containing protein: MKDKLCEITFQPLGLKVKVPENTTILKAAEINNLPLEGMCNGRGTCGKCLVQASGMLTEPQLEEKERLEGKLSEGWRLACQAKVLGNVEIRLPDKQEFRTIAKGKIKQYEFDPVIKVSSEQAYGIAVDIGTTSIVASLIDLSSDGKEVAVASCLNPQTQFGADVITRITYAHGSADNVIKLKELVLGGINELISKVCKEKDIQPKEIYHITVAANNTMLHLLVGVDPFSLAVAPYNPVFVDYREYQASELGIAAPNAVVSLLPSLSAFVGADILAGVIAIDFHKLTEPALFIDIGTNGEIVANVNGKLAATSSAAGPALEGMNIHCGCRAEDGAVSSVQIEKSGQIKIKTIGSAKIKGICGSGLVELVAELVESGVILPSGRFAQSDDLPAFLAQRMIEHDGQPAFLIDADSKTMLTQKDVRQVQLAKAAIAAAVDILFQRLEIELSSVKKIYIAGAFGYHLKKEALETIGLLPAGLNVQQVEFVGNTAKEGARLCMVSRAAADEIIVLQKALVSLELSYAPEFMDNYVSQMNFPNIPKSKQEEKIGIS